Proteins from a genomic interval of Pectinophora gossypiella chromosome 4, ilPecGoss1.1, whole genome shotgun sequence:
- the LOC126382379 gene encoding transcriptional enhancer factor TEF-1 isoform X1, translating to MMHPAGYYANLASGALAAGTIASPWSAAAGAPDTNGSGGADAKHLDVGDASDDEKDLSAADAEGVWSPDIEQSFQEALAIYPPCGRRKIILSDEGKMYGRNELIARYIKLRTGKTRTRKQVSSHIQVLARRKLREIQAKLKVDGGVMKEKAMQSMSALSSAQIVAGLPHPAYHHTQFWQPGLQAGTSQDVKPFPGAGYKGVPVGGVGVAGGTDVAPPPPWEGRAIATHKLRLVEFSAFVEHPRDPDTYPPSTAPAQHLFVHIGGTVTYADPLLESVDVQQINDKFPEKKGGLKELYEKGPRNAFFLVKFWADLNTNNLDDPGAFYGVTSVYESNENMTITCSTKVCSFGKQVVEKVETEYARFEGGRFVYRIHRSPMCEYMVNFIHKLKHLPEKYMMNSVLENFTILQVVSNRDTQETLLCAAFVFEVSNSEHGAQHHIYRLVKD from the exons CGAGCGGCGCGCTCGCAGCCGGCACGATTGCGTCCCCGTGGAGCGCAGCGGCCGGCGCGCCCGACACCAACGGCTCGGGCGGCGCCGACGCCAAGCACCTCGACGTCGGCGATGCGAGTGACGATGAAAAG GACTTGTCCGCAGCGGACGCGGAGGGTGTCTGGAGCCCCGACATCGAACAGAGTTTCCAGGAGGCTCTGGCCATCTACCCTCCCTGCGGCCGGCGCAAGATCATCCTCTCTGACGAGGGCAAGATGTACG gAAGGAACGAGTTGATAGCAAGATACATAAAACTAAGAACTGGCAAAACTCGCACACGGAAACAGGTGTCATCACACATACAAGTGTTAGCTAGGCGGAAACTACGCGAGATACAGGCCAAACTGAAAGTG GACGGGGGTGTGATGAAGGAAAAAGCAATGCAGTCGATGAGTGCCCTATCCAGTGCTCAGATAGTAGCCGGGCTGCCGCACCCTGCGTACCACCATACG CAATTTTGGCAGCCTGGACTACAAGCGGGCACATCTCaaga TGTGAAGCCGTTCCCCGGCGCGGGGTACAAGGGCGTCCCAGTCGGCGGGGTGGGTGTAGCTGGAGGCACGGACGTGGCGCCGCCACCGCCGTGGGAGGGACGAGCCATAGCCACGCACAAGCTGCGGCTCGTCGAGTTCTCAGCCTTCGTCGAACACCCTCGGGATCCAGACACG TATCCCCCGAGTACGGCGCCCGCGCAGCACTTGTTCGTTCATATAGGTGGTACAGTCACATACGCAGATCCCTTATTAGAG TCAGTAGACGTGCAGCAGATAAACGACAAGTTCCCAGAGAAGAAGGGCGGGCTCAAGGAGCTCTACGAGAAGGGCCCTCGGAACGCGTTCTTCCTCGTCAAGTTCTGGGCGGACCTGAATACCAATAACCTGGACGACCCCGGCGCCTTCTACGGGGTCACCAGTGT GTATGAAAGCAACGAAAACATGACGATAACATGCAGTACGAAAGTCTGCTCTTTCGGCAAACAAGTCGTGGAGAAGGTAGAGACAGAGTACGCTCGGTTCGAGGGCGGCCGCTTCGTATACCGCATCCACCGCTCGCCCATGTGCGAGTATATGGTCAACTTCATCCACAAGCTCAAACACCTTCCCGAGAAGTATATGATGAACAGCGTCTTAGAAAACTTCACTATACTTCAG GTGGTGTCCAATAGAGATACTCAAGAGACGTTGTTGTGTGCGGCGTTTGTGTTCGAAGTCTCAAACAGCGAGCACGGGGCGCAGCACCACATCTACAGGCTCGTCAAAGACTGA
- the LOC126382379 gene encoding protein scalloped isoform X2 — MMHPAGYYANLASGALAAGTIASPWSAAAGAPDTNGSGGADAKHLDVGDASDDEKDLSAADAEGVWSPDIEQSFQEALAIYPPCGRRKIILSDEGKMYGRNELIARYIKLRTGKTRTRKQVSSHIQVLARRKLREIQAKLKVQFWQPGLQAGTSQDVKPFPGAGYKGVPVGGVGVAGGTDVAPPPPWEGRAIATHKLRLVEFSAFVEHPRDPDTYPPSTAPAQHLFVHIGGTVTYADPLLESVDVQQINDKFPEKKGGLKELYEKGPRNAFFLVKFWADLNTNNLDDPGAFYGVTSVYESNENMTITCSTKVCSFGKQVVEKVETEYARFEGGRFVYRIHRSPMCEYMVNFIHKLKHLPEKYMMNSVLENFTILQVVSNRDTQETLLCAAFVFEVSNSEHGAQHHIYRLVKD, encoded by the exons CGAGCGGCGCGCTCGCAGCCGGCACGATTGCGTCCCCGTGGAGCGCAGCGGCCGGCGCGCCCGACACCAACGGCTCGGGCGGCGCCGACGCCAAGCACCTCGACGTCGGCGATGCGAGTGACGATGAAAAG GACTTGTCCGCAGCGGACGCGGAGGGTGTCTGGAGCCCCGACATCGAACAGAGTTTCCAGGAGGCTCTGGCCATCTACCCTCCCTGCGGCCGGCGCAAGATCATCCTCTCTGACGAGGGCAAGATGTACG gAAGGAACGAGTTGATAGCAAGATACATAAAACTAAGAACTGGCAAAACTCGCACACGGAAACAGGTGTCATCACACATACAAGTGTTAGCTAGGCGGAAACTACGCGAGATACAGGCCAAACTGAAAGTG CAATTTTGGCAGCCTGGACTACAAGCGGGCACATCTCaaga TGTGAAGCCGTTCCCCGGCGCGGGGTACAAGGGCGTCCCAGTCGGCGGGGTGGGTGTAGCTGGAGGCACGGACGTGGCGCCGCCACCGCCGTGGGAGGGACGAGCCATAGCCACGCACAAGCTGCGGCTCGTCGAGTTCTCAGCCTTCGTCGAACACCCTCGGGATCCAGACACG TATCCCCCGAGTACGGCGCCCGCGCAGCACTTGTTCGTTCATATAGGTGGTACAGTCACATACGCAGATCCCTTATTAGAG TCAGTAGACGTGCAGCAGATAAACGACAAGTTCCCAGAGAAGAAGGGCGGGCTCAAGGAGCTCTACGAGAAGGGCCCTCGGAACGCGTTCTTCCTCGTCAAGTTCTGGGCGGACCTGAATACCAATAACCTGGACGACCCCGGCGCCTTCTACGGGGTCACCAGTGT GTATGAAAGCAACGAAAACATGACGATAACATGCAGTACGAAAGTCTGCTCTTTCGGCAAACAAGTCGTGGAGAAGGTAGAGACAGAGTACGCTCGGTTCGAGGGCGGCCGCTTCGTATACCGCATCCACCGCTCGCCCATGTGCGAGTATATGGTCAACTTCATCCACAAGCTCAAACACCTTCCCGAGAAGTATATGATGAACAGCGTCTTAGAAAACTTCACTATACTTCAG GTGGTGTCCAATAGAGATACTCAAGAGACGTTGTTGTGTGCGGCGTTTGTGTTCGAAGTCTCAAACAGCGAGCACGGGGCGCAGCACCACATCTACAGGCTCGTCAAAGACTGA